The window GAATCTGATACCGTTTTTTCATATATTCTGCCAGGCCCAGCCCGCTTTTTGACACCACCAGGTTTACACCGGCAGACGGTGCCTGGCAAACCTTATGGAAATCAGATATCATGGAAAAATCAGCCTGAATGGTAAGACCCCGTTTCTCCAGCTCGCCGATTAAGTCAGCCGCATTGCTGTTGTTGGAAAAATCAAGGGGTGTCAGTCCCAGAATATTGACACGGTTCCCGGACGGGCAAGCTGCCTGGGGCGGCGGAAAGAACTTTTTCCCAAAAGCTATGTAAGCATCAGAAATCCCTTTATCATAGTAATGCAAACCGGTTGTGGCAAGTCCCATGGAAGGAATCCCCGTACGTTCTTCCAGCTCTGCCGCAATTCCTTCTAAATCAGTACCAATGACCATGGGAGCAGGGCTTCCCAGAAAGCAAATAAAATTCGGCTTTAAATCATTTGCGGCATTTTCTATCTTTTGTATAAATTTTTCATCATTGCCAAGGATCGCATCCATTTCCCTGAGTCCTGAACAGTACACCAGACTGCGTGAATCATACCATCTCGGTTCATCATAGCCGGTATAATTTCCTGTACAGCCGGAAGCATCATGAATCACCAGTAAGCCGCCAAGGGCAAACAGTGCGGAACATACACCGGAATAATCAGGAGCAAAGGGAGGCAGTTGTATCGAAAGTTTATGCATTATATCACCAACCCATAATTTTTTATCAGCGTTTCTAGATCTTCTTCCCTTTGAACCCCATGGACGATTCCTTCCATCAACCGGACCAAACCGTCAAATCCAAAGTTCCCTTCATTGTTTACCAGACCATACACATGGCGGGCACGGGTAATATAGGCTGCTTCAAAGCCAATGGCAAGGCTGTCCTTTGGAAATGTGCCGATCTTAGTGGGAATATCATGTGCAATGGGATTTAAAACCTGAATTTCCGGCATATGTTCATGGATCCAGTCTGCATGTTCCTTTTCTGCTCCCTGGGCTGTCTGGGCAAAAATGCCGGCAACATAGAATCCTGCCTCACACAATGCCCTGGCTGCTGCAAAAGGAAAAACCAC of the Lacrimispora indolis DSM 755 genome contains:
- a CDS encoding nitrogenase component 1, with the protein product MHKLSIQLPPFAPDYSGVCSALFALGGLLVIHDASGCTGNYTGYDEPRWYDSRSLVYCSGLREMDAILGNDEKFIQKIENAANDLKPNFICFLGSPAPMVIGTDLEGIAAELEERTGIPSMGLATTGLHYYDKGISDAYIAFGKKFFPPPQAACPSGNRVNILGLTPLDFSNNSNAADLIGELEKRGLTIQADFSMISDFHKVCQAPSAGVNLVVSKSGLGLAEYMKKRYQIPYVAGVPVGESGADRLAGMLKETIADKRERALETDGEETSQVLMIGEEVLIRSLAFYFREERGIRGIQPAVLFGRTQGVYRQDSLALNSESDIRKLVNSGKYHTIIADPLIWQLIREKEKIQFMDLPHVAVSSKVCWDHVPQLMGGRLTESSFAHGLEG